A stretch of Equus caballus isolate H_3958 breed thoroughbred chromosome 11, TB-T2T, whole genome shotgun sequence DNA encodes these proteins:
- the MRPS23 gene encoding small ribosomal subunit protein mS23: MAGSRLETVGSIFSRTRDLIRAGVLKEKPLWFDIYNAFPPLREPVFRRPRLRYGKAKAPIQDIFYHEDRIRAKFYATYGSGQKAFDLFNPNFKSTCQRFVEKYIELQKLGEADEEKLFVETGKALLAEGVILRRVGEARTHQEGGPVSWKSEHVDGKPQTALEENQPLKAVPQDQHLGAAEEQSKGLSPP, translated from the exons ATGGCGGGCAGCCGGTTGGAGACCGTGGGCAGCATTTTCTCGCG GACGCGGGACCTGATTCGGGCTGGAGTGTTGAAGGAGAAGCCCCTCTGGTTTGACATATACAACGCTTTTCCCCCGCTGAGGGAGCCGGTCTTTCGAAGGCCCCGCTTGCGATATGGCAAAGCCAAAGCTCCCATCCAGGACATCTTTTACCACGAGGATCGGATTAGAGC gaaATTTTATGCGACCTATGGATCTGGTCAAAAAGCTTTTGATCTGTTCAATCCAAACTTCAAATCTACGTGTCAACG GTTTGTGGAGAAGTACATTGAGCTACAGAAGCTCGGAGAAGCAGATGAAGAGAAGCTATTTGTGGAAACAGGGAAGGCTTTATTGGCGGAAGGTGTCATTTTAAGACGAGTAGGAGAAGCAAGGACT CACCAAGAAGGTGGTCCCGTTTCCTGGAAATCTGAACATGTGGATGGCAAACCCCAAACTGCGTTGGAAGAAAACCAGCCTCTGAAAGCAGTTCCACAGGACCAGCATCTGGGGGCAGCTGAAGAACAGTCAAAGGGCCTCTCACCTCCCTGA
- the CUEDC1 gene encoding CUE domain-containing protein 1 isoform X1, whose amino-acid sequence MTSLFRRSSSGGGGGGGARGAEGSAAAAAQELNNSRPARQVRRLEFNQAMDDFKTMFPNMDYDIIECVLRANSGAVDATIDQLLQMNLEAGGGSVYEDSSDSEDSIPAEILERTLEPDSSDEEPPPVYSPPAYHMHMFDRPYPLAPPTPPPRIDVLGSGPPLSQRRYRNWNPPLLGNLPDDFLRILPQQLDSIQGNLGGSKPVSGEGGLPPAAGPGPRDQESRWKQYLEDERVALFLQNEEFMKELQRNRDFLLALERGGAPDRLKYESQKSKSSSTAVGNDFGFPSPAPGTGDANPAVSEDALFRDKLKHMGKSTRRKLFELARAFSEKTKMRKSKRKHLSKHQSLGAAVSTANLLDDVEGHTCDEDFRGRQQEAPKVEEAVRERQ is encoded by the exons ATGACCAGCCTGTTCCGCCggagcagcagcggcggcggcgggggcggcggggcgcgCGGGGCCGAGGGCAGCGCCGCGGCCGCCGCGCAGGAGCTCAACAACAGCCGGCCCGCGCGCCAGGTGCGCCGCCTCGAGTTCAACCAGGCCATGGACGACTTCAAGACCATGTTCCCCAATATGGATTACGACATCATCGAGTGCGTGCTGCGCGCCAACAGCGGCGCGGTGGACGCCACCATCGACCAGCTGCTGCAGATGAACCTGGAGGCCGGGGGCGGCAGCGTCTACGAGGACAGCTCCGACTCGGAGGACAGCATCCCCGCGGAG ATCCTGGAAAGGACTTTGGAACCTGATAGCTCCGATGAAGAGCCGCCCCCTGTGTACTCCCCACCGGCCTACCACATGCACATGTTCGACAGGCCTTACCCTctggccccccccaccccgcctccccG CATCGATGTCCTGGGCTCTGGACCCCCTTTGAGCCAGAGGCGCTATCGAAACTGGAACCCACCACTGCTGGGCAACCTCCCCGATGACTTTCTCCGCATCCTGCCCCAGCAGCTGGATAGCATACAG GGTAACCTCGGGGGCTCCAAGCCCGTGAGCGGAGAGGGAGGCCTACCCCCTGCAGCCGGACCTGGGCCCCGGGACCAGGAGAGCCGCTGGAAGCAGTACCTGGAGGACGAGAGGGTCGCGCTCTTCCTGCAGAACGAGGAGTTCATGAAGGAGCTGCAGCGCAACCGCgacttcctcctcgccctggagAGAGGTGGCGCACCGG ATCGATTGAAATACGAGTCCCAGAAATCCAAATCCAGCAGCACAGCTGTGGGCAACGACTTTGGCTTTCCATCTCCTGCCCCAG GAACCGGCGACGCCAACCCCGCTGTGTCTGAAGATGCCTTATTCAGGGACAAGTTGAAACACATGGGAAAAT CCACCCGGAGGAAGCTGTTTGAACTGGCCAGGGCCTTCTCGGAGAAGACCAAGATGAGGAAGTCAAAGAGGAAACACTTGTCGAAGCATCAGTC GCTGGGGGCTGCAGTGTCAACAGCCAATCTCCTGGACGACGTGGAGGGCCACACGTGTG ATGAAGACTTCCGGGGAAGGCAACAGGAGGCGCCCAAGGTGGAGGAAGCCGTAAGGGAAAGACAGTAA
- the CUEDC1 gene encoding CUE domain-containing protein 1 isoform X2 gives MTSLFRRSSSGGGGGGGARGAEGSAAAAAQELNNSRPARQVRRLEFNQAMDDFKTMFPNMDYDIIECVLRANSGAVDATIDQLLQMNLEAGGGSVYEDSSDSEDSIPAEILERTLEPDSSDEEPPPVYSPPAYHMHMFDRPYPLAPPTPPPRIDVLGSGPPLSQRRYRNWNPPLLGNLPDDFLRILPQQLDSIQGNLGGSKPVSGEGGLPPAAGPGPRDQESRWKQYLEDERVALFLQNEEFMKELQRNRDFLLALERDRLKYESQKSKSSSTAVGNDFGFPSPAPGTGDANPAVSEDALFRDKLKHMGKSTRRKLFELARAFSEKTKMRKSKRKHLSKHQSLGAAVSTANLLDDVEGHTCDEDFRGRQQEAPKVEEAVRERQ, from the exons ATGACCAGCCTGTTCCGCCggagcagcagcggcggcggcgggggcggcggggcgcgCGGGGCCGAGGGCAGCGCCGCGGCCGCCGCGCAGGAGCTCAACAACAGCCGGCCCGCGCGCCAGGTGCGCCGCCTCGAGTTCAACCAGGCCATGGACGACTTCAAGACCATGTTCCCCAATATGGATTACGACATCATCGAGTGCGTGCTGCGCGCCAACAGCGGCGCGGTGGACGCCACCATCGACCAGCTGCTGCAGATGAACCTGGAGGCCGGGGGCGGCAGCGTCTACGAGGACAGCTCCGACTCGGAGGACAGCATCCCCGCGGAG ATCCTGGAAAGGACTTTGGAACCTGATAGCTCCGATGAAGAGCCGCCCCCTGTGTACTCCCCACCGGCCTACCACATGCACATGTTCGACAGGCCTTACCCTctggccccccccaccccgcctccccG CATCGATGTCCTGGGCTCTGGACCCCCTTTGAGCCAGAGGCGCTATCGAAACTGGAACCCACCACTGCTGGGCAACCTCCCCGATGACTTTCTCCGCATCCTGCCCCAGCAGCTGGATAGCATACAG GGTAACCTCGGGGGCTCCAAGCCCGTGAGCGGAGAGGGAGGCCTACCCCCTGCAGCCGGACCTGGGCCCCGGGACCAGGAGAGCCGCTGGAAGCAGTACCTGGAGGACGAGAGGGTCGCGCTCTTCCTGCAGAACGAGGAGTTCATGAAGGAGCTGCAGCGCAACCGCgacttcctcctcgccctggagAGAG ATCGATTGAAATACGAGTCCCAGAAATCCAAATCCAGCAGCACAGCTGTGGGCAACGACTTTGGCTTTCCATCTCCTGCCCCAG GAACCGGCGACGCCAACCCCGCTGTGTCTGAAGATGCCTTATTCAGGGACAAGTTGAAACACATGGGAAAAT CCACCCGGAGGAAGCTGTTTGAACTGGCCAGGGCCTTCTCGGAGAAGACCAAGATGAGGAAGTCAAAGAGGAAACACTTGTCGAAGCATCAGTC GCTGGGGGCTGCAGTGTCAACAGCCAATCTCCTGGACGACGTGGAGGGCCACACGTGTG ATGAAGACTTCCGGGGAAGGCAACAGGAGGCGCCCAAGGTGGAGGAAGCCGTAAGGGAAAGACAGTAA